A genomic window from Glycine soja cultivar W05 chromosome 10, ASM419377v2, whole genome shotgun sequence includes:
- the LOC114372054 gene encoding beta-carotene isomerase D27, chloroplastic-like — MGTVGEKMKALGAVGGGGAPVPVVCSSVRNHRFRVSFSSSSPSPGPKTVEQVGIGALKSDYKPGVFDDLFLKLFRNKLVQEVGWDSKKAGYDGLIEVANRLMMKGTTNSDTVEAAVRILRSLFPPYLLELYKMLIAPIGGGKIAAMMVARVTVLTCQWLMGPCKVNSVDLPDGTSCSSGVYVERCKYLEESKCVGICTHTCKFPTQTFFKDHMGVPLLMEPNFADYSCQFKFGVLPPRDDTIVKEPCLEACPNAKQRRMVARNIDITACPKT; from the exons ATGGGTACGGttggagagaaaatgaaggCGCTAGGCgctgttggtggtggtggtgcccCAGTGCCAGTGGTATGTTCTAGTGTTCGGAACCATCGATTTCgcgtttctttctcttcttcttctccgtcgCCGGGACCCAAAACG GTGGAACAAGTGGGAAttggagctctgaaatctgactACAAACCCGGTGTGTTTGATGACTTGTTTCTCAAATTGTTCCGTAACAAATTGGTACAG GAGGTGGGGTGGGACTCGAAGAAAGCTGGATATGATGGACTAATTGAAGTTGCCAATCGTCTAATGATGAAGGGCACTACCAATTCTGATACCGTAGAAGCAGCG GTACGAATATTGAGGTCTCTGTTCCCTCCATATCTTTTGGAGCTCTATAAAATGCTCATAGCTCCCATAGGAGGAGGCAAAATTGCAGCTATGATGGTTG CAAGGGTTACTGTACTGACTTGTCAATGGCTCATGGGCCCCTGCAAAGTCAATTCTGTAGACCTACCAGATGGAACCTCATGCAGTAGTGGG GTGTATGTGGAAAGATGCAAGTATCTGGAGGAAAGCAAATGTGTGGGTATTTGCACCCACACCTGTAAGTTTCCGACACAG ACCTTCTTTAAGGACCATATGGGGGTTCCATTACTTATGGAGCCTAACTTTGCCGATTACAGCTGTCAG TTCAAATTTGGAGTTCTTCCCCCACGGGATGATACTATCGTGAAGGAACCTTGCTTGGAAGCATGTCCAAATGCAAAACAACGACGAATGGTTGCCAGAAATATTGATATAACTGCGTGCCCAAAGACATGA